A section of the Posidoniimonas corsicana genome encodes:
- a CDS encoding YcjF family protein gives MGIRKPSAGLLLVLLLIGGGYAVVSVTPNVVEQFKGASDINPAVGYAYLAVVSLGALAFLIGVGYLFFRLAQNARAKHRDLSRRSTDPSKLTAKQREAELADNLAAGREFAATAAMKEKLREELERLTEELEAKRKHRRLEIVAFGTISSGKSSLLNALCGQDAFRSSVVGGTTVAKSSVPWPGEDKVVLVDTPGLAEADDESHGAVAIEAAEQADLVLFVVDGPLKHYEQELLELLAKMEKRVVLCLNKEDWYDSRQQPELLAQLAEQASPAVAPEDIVAVRASAATRRQVRVLPDGTEEVGEVTDPPDISPLADRLLKIVRREGGDLLLANLLTRSRGLVDDAKEKVLVALDEEADRVINRYMWAAGGAGLIPIPLLDLAGGSAVTIKMIIDLAEVYKQKIDTDTVVEMLAQLSKNLIASLGASAAATGLSAALGSVLKTVPGVGTITGGLLQGTVQALVTRWIGKVFCEYYRNEMKTPPGGLAEMAKRQWKAVTAPDELRKLVRLGREHIEDPDD, from the coding sequence ATGGGAATCCGCAAACCGTCCGCCGGCCTGCTGCTGGTCCTGCTGCTGATCGGCGGCGGCTACGCGGTGGTGAGCGTCACGCCGAACGTCGTCGAGCAGTTCAAGGGTGCCAGCGATATCAACCCGGCGGTTGGCTACGCGTACCTGGCGGTGGTTTCGCTCGGCGCGCTGGCGTTCCTGATCGGCGTCGGCTACCTGTTCTTCCGCTTGGCCCAGAACGCCCGCGCCAAACACCGCGACCTGTCGCGGCGTTCGACGGACCCCAGCAAGCTGACCGCCAAGCAGCGCGAGGCGGAGCTGGCCGACAACCTGGCCGCCGGGCGCGAGTTCGCCGCCACCGCCGCGATGAAGGAGAAGCTCCGCGAGGAGCTGGAGCGGTTGACCGAGGAGCTCGAGGCCAAACGCAAGCACCGCCGGCTGGAGATCGTGGCGTTCGGCACCATCTCCAGCGGCAAGTCGTCCCTGCTGAACGCGCTGTGCGGGCAGGACGCGTTCCGCTCCAGCGTGGTGGGCGGCACTACGGTGGCCAAGAGCAGCGTGCCCTGGCCGGGCGAGGACAAGGTGGTGCTGGTCGACACGCCCGGCCTGGCCGAGGCCGACGACGAGTCGCACGGCGCGGTGGCGATCGAGGCCGCCGAGCAGGCCGACCTGGTGCTGTTTGTTGTCGACGGCCCGCTGAAGCACTACGAGCAGGAGCTGCTGGAGCTGCTCGCCAAGATGGAGAAGCGGGTGGTGCTCTGCCTGAACAAGGAAGACTGGTACGACAGCCGCCAGCAGCCGGAGCTGCTGGCGCAGCTCGCCGAGCAGGCCAGCCCGGCCGTGGCGCCGGAGGACATCGTCGCCGTCCGCGCGAGCGCCGCAACCCGCCGGCAGGTGCGCGTGCTGCCCGACGGCACGGAGGAGGTGGGCGAGGTGACCGACCCGCCGGACATCTCGCCGTTGGCCGACCGGCTGCTGAAGATCGTCCGCCGGGAGGGGGGCGACCTGCTGCTGGCCAACCTGCTGACCCGCTCCCGCGGCCTGGTGGACGACGCCAAGGAGAAGGTGCTCGTCGCGCTCGACGAGGAGGCCGACCGCGTGATCAACCGCTACATGTGGGCCGCCGGCGGCGCGGGGCTGATCCCGATCCCGCTGCTGGACCTCGCCGGCGGCAGCGCGGTCACGATCAAGATGATCATCGACCTGGCCGAGGTGTACAAGCAGAAGATCGACACCGACACGGTCGTCGAGATGCTCGCCCAGCTCAGCAAGAACCTGATCGCCTCCCTTGGCGCCAGTGCCGCCGCCACTGGCTTGAGCGCTGCGCTCGGGTCGGTGCTCAAGACCGTGCCGGGCGTGGGCACCATCACCGGCGGATTGTTGCAGGGCACGGTGCAGGCGTTGGTGACCCGCTGGATCGGCAAGGTGTTCTGCGAGTACTACCGCAATGAGATGAAGACCCCGCCCGGCGGTCTGGCCGAGATGGCCAAACGCCAATGGAAGGCCGTGACCGCGCCGGATGAGCTGCGGAAGCTGGTGCGATTGGGTCGCGAGCATATTGAAGATCCCGATGACTAA
- a CDS encoding outer membrane protein assembly factor BamB family protein gives MNRVPGVLLLLLLASPVLVAEDWIGFRGGDHFGAAKTTELPTEWGDQQNIVWKRELPGPGSSCPVLIGQRVYLTCYSGYGENAEDPGEQSSLVRHVVCLDRDSGAPLWKKDFPAKLPESKYQPGFDSMHGYATSTLTSDGERLYAFFGVSGVYCLDMEGNQIWQADVGDKTHGWGSGASPVVHGDIVIVNASIESNSLVGLDKHTGEEKWRVEGIDSCWATPLLVEANGRTEAVLNVPRRLTSYDPATGEELWHCNGVDDGYLCPSIIAVDGVVYATGARRNQSLAVPAGGSGDMSEKVLWRIDKGSNVNSLVYHDGYLYLLHDKNGVAYCVDAKSGELMYEERLRPRPDIMYASATAADGKIYASSRFDGTFVLKATPDELEQLVVNTFESDDSRVNAAMAVGEGRLFLRTDKAIYCIGAE, from the coding sequence ATGAACCGCGTCCCCGGCGTGCTGCTGTTGCTGCTGTTGGCTTCCCCCGTGCTGGTCGCGGAGGATTGGATCGGTTTCCGTGGCGGCGACCACTTCGGCGCCGCCAAGACCACCGAACTGCCCACCGAGTGGGGCGACCAGCAGAACATCGTCTGGAAGCGGGAGCTGCCGGGCCCCGGCTCGTCCTGCCCCGTGCTGATCGGCCAGCGGGTGTACCTCACCTGCTACTCCGGCTACGGCGAGAACGCCGAGGACCCGGGCGAGCAGTCCAGCCTGGTCCGCCACGTGGTCTGCCTGGACCGCGATAGCGGCGCGCCGCTCTGGAAGAAGGACTTCCCCGCCAAGCTGCCGGAGAGCAAGTACCAGCCGGGCTTTGACTCGATGCACGGCTACGCCACCAGCACGCTCACCTCCGACGGCGAGCGGCTGTACGCCTTCTTCGGCGTGTCGGGCGTCTACTGCCTGGACATGGAGGGCAACCAAATCTGGCAAGCCGACGTCGGCGACAAGACCCACGGCTGGGGGTCCGGCGCGTCGCCCGTTGTGCACGGGGACATCGTGATCGTTAACGCCAGCATCGAGAGCAACTCGCTGGTCGGGCTTGACAAGCACACCGGCGAGGAGAAGTGGCGCGTCGAGGGCATCGACAGCTGCTGGGCCACCCCGCTGCTGGTGGAAGCCAACGGCCGCACCGAGGCGGTGCTGAACGTCCCCCGCCGGCTGACCTCGTACGACCCGGCCACCGGCGAGGAGCTGTGGCACTGCAACGGCGTCGACGACGGCTACCTCTGCCCGTCGATCATCGCGGTCGACGGCGTGGTGTACGCGACCGGCGCCCGCCGCAACCAGTCGCTGGCCGTCCCCGCCGGCGGGTCGGGCGACATGTCCGAGAAGGTGCTGTGGCGGATCGACAAGGGTTCGAACGTCAACTCGCTGGTCTACCACGACGGCTACCTGTACCTGCTGCACGACAAGAACGGCGTCGCGTACTGCGTGGACGCCAAGTCCGGCGAGCTGATGTACGAGGAGCGCCTCCGCCCGCGGCCCGACATCATGTACGCGTCGGCCACCGCGGCGGACGGCAAGATCTACGCCAGCAGCCGCTTCGACGGCACCTTCGTGCTTAAGGCCACGCCCGACGAGCTGGAGCAGCTGGTGGTCAACACCTTCGAATCCGACGACAGCCGCGTCAACGCGGCGATGGCCGTGGGCGAGGGCCGGCTGTTCCTGCGGACCGACAAGGCGATCTACTGCATTGGGGCGGAGTAG
- a CDS encoding DUF4261 domain-containing protein: MSPAIAFVLLEQGAKVSRSGLAEHFATWDGVDAPTEVEKEDRVLTFSHGPWLVAIALMPAPYPPDELAGPAQTSWLWPTAAEDLPRQAGHMIITVIGEGDDPIEQRKLLTMATASVLASGRGCLGVYWGDATMLIAKKSFCEMAAHFLPDAVLPLWCDFRAGPVDGDSGLTYGFSVGLEPLGHREIVTKNSTDSVGDLRIRMMDLATYLLNNGPVIEDGHTLGHDAQEKITARFSESPFGHEGEVMHLDYSSKKTKRRWFGRG, translated from the coding sequence TTGAGTCCTGCTATCGCGTTTGTCTTGCTGGAGCAGGGCGCCAAGGTTTCGCGGAGCGGTCTGGCAGAGCACTTTGCCACGTGGGACGGCGTCGACGCGCCGACGGAGGTGGAGAAGGAAGACCGTGTGCTCACATTCAGCCACGGGCCGTGGCTCGTGGCGATCGCCCTGATGCCGGCGCCCTACCCGCCGGACGAGCTCGCCGGGCCCGCCCAGACCAGCTGGCTGTGGCCCACCGCCGCGGAGGACCTGCCCCGCCAGGCGGGGCACATGATTATCACCGTCATCGGCGAGGGCGACGACCCGATCGAGCAACGCAAGCTGCTGACCATGGCGACCGCGTCGGTGCTGGCGTCCGGCCGGGGCTGCCTCGGCGTCTACTGGGGCGACGCCACCATGCTGATCGCCAAGAAGTCGTTCTGCGAGATGGCCGCGCACTTCCTGCCCGACGCGGTGCTGCCGCTGTGGTGCGACTTCCGCGCCGGCCCGGTCGACGGCGACAGCGGCCTCACCTACGGGTTCTCGGTCGGGCTCGAGCCGCTCGGCCACCGCGAGATCGTCACCAAGAACTCGACCGACAGCGTCGGTGACCTGCGGATCCGCATGATGGACCTGGCCACCTACCTGCTGAACAACGGGCCCGTGATCGAGGACGGCCACACCCTCGGGCACGACGCCCAAGAAAAGATCACCGCCCGGTTTAGCGAGTCGCCGTTCGGCCACGAGGGCGAGGTGATGCATCTGGACTACTCCAGCAAGAAGACGAAACGCCGCTGGTTCGGGCGGGGGTGA
- a CDS encoding NADPH:quinone reductase: MKAAFVEKPGPADSIQVGELPEPQPGPGDALVRVTYSAVNPIDTYVRGGMVAMDLPAPYIPGCDLAGEVVRSGGGFRPGQRVWGSNQGLLGRQGTLCELAAVGEQWLYPIPDGVTDEAAAAGALVGITSHLGLVREARVQSGETLLVNGGSGGVGSTVVQMAKALGATVIATAGTDVKRQACRDLGADVAVDYKVDDLADALAGEIPSFSGANVWWETTREPDFDRILSCLAERGRVVLMAGRDARPEFPVGPFYVKGASLHGFVMFKATPEEQREAAESINAWLASGEYRPKVGQTFTLDQAADAHRLQEQNTLSGAGTLAGKIVVKVG; this comes from the coding sequence ATGAAAGCCGCCTTTGTGGAGAAACCGGGCCCCGCGGATTCGATCCAGGTCGGCGAGCTGCCCGAGCCGCAGCCCGGCCCCGGCGACGCGTTGGTGCGGGTGACCTACTCGGCGGTCAACCCGATCGACACGTATGTCCGCGGCGGCATGGTGGCGATGGACCTGCCGGCGCCGTACATCCCGGGCTGCGACCTGGCGGGCGAGGTGGTGCGGTCCGGCGGGGGCTTCCGGCCGGGGCAGCGGGTGTGGGGCAGCAACCAGGGGCTGCTGGGCCGGCAGGGGACGCTGTGCGAGCTGGCGGCCGTGGGCGAACAGTGGCTGTACCCGATCCCCGATGGCGTCACCGACGAGGCCGCCGCGGCGGGCGCGCTGGTGGGCATCACGTCGCACCTGGGCCTGGTCCGCGAGGCGCGGGTGCAGTCGGGCGAGACCCTGCTGGTCAACGGCGGTTCGGGCGGTGTTGGTTCGACCGTGGTGCAGATGGCCAAAGCGCTGGGCGCCACGGTGATCGCCACCGCCGGCACGGACGTGAAACGCCAGGCCTGCCGCGACCTGGGCGCCGACGTGGCCGTGGATTACAAGGTCGATGACCTGGCGGACGCGCTCGCGGGCGAAATCCCCTCGTTCTCGGGCGCCAACGTCTGGTGGGAGACCACCCGCGAACCGGACTTCGACCGCATCCTTTCCTGCCTGGCCGAGCGGGGCCGCGTGGTGCTGATGGCGGGCCGCGACGCGCGGCCCGAGTTCCCCGTCGGCCCGTTCTACGTGAAGGGCGCCAGCCTGCACGGATTCGTGATGTTCAAGGCCACGCCCGAAGAGCAGCGAGAAGCGGCCGAGTCGATCAACGCGTGGCTCGCCAGCGGCGAGTACCGGCCGAAGGTCGGCCAGACGTTCACGCTCGACCAGGCGGCCGACGCGCACCGGCTGCAGGAGCAGAACACTCTTTCGGGCGCCGGCACGCTGGCCGGCAAGATCGTAGTGAAGGTCGGCTAG